The Pseudofrankia sp. DC12 region GTCTGGCCCGGCCACTCAGAGCACAAAGCTCGGCGGGATCATTCAAAACACAACCATTGGGCCATGAACGGTGGAGGAGCGCTACCGGCGCCTGCCGACTCCGCCGTAGAGCCAGCGGGTCGCCGCGGGCGCGGGGTCGGCGCCGTCCGGACGCCAGGCGTCCACCGTCACGAGACCTGGCTCGATCAAGGTGTACCCGTTGAAGAATCGGCTGACCTCGGCGTGGGTACGGAAGTATATCGGCGTCGGCGTCGTGCTGTAGACCCTCTCTACTCCCGTCACGGCTGTATCCGAGTGACCGTCGCCCGTGACATGGGTGAGTGCCAGCAGGCTGCCCGGGGACAGGCTGTCGCGCAGGGTGCCCATGATTGGCTCCCGTTCCTCGGCGGTGAGGAAGTGGGTCATGGCGATCAGCAGGACACCAACCGGCTGGTTGAAGTCGATCAGGGAGCGTACGGCCCCGCTGTCGATGAGATCGGCCGGCTGGCGCATGTCAGCCTGCAACACGGTCGTGTTGCCGTTCTCCGCCAGTAGGGCCTGCCCGTGCGCGAGGACGATCGGGTCGTTGTCGACGTACACGATGCGTGAATCTGGAGCGGCCTTCTGGGCGATCTCGTGGGTGTTGCCCGCCGTGGGGAGGCCGGCGCCGATGTCGATGAACTGCCGGATGCCTTCCGCGACCATATGTCGCACGGCCCGGCGCAGGAACGCCCGGTTTTCCCTGGCGAGCTGCCTGACCTCCGGCATGGCCTTCTCGACTCCCGC contains the following coding sequences:
- a CDS encoding SAM-dependent methyltransferase, which gives rise to MTQPDETAGEPIEVSVVGSLDGSVIPREAPLTDLRIDVPHVARMYDYYLDGKDNFAADRAAVAGVEKAMPEVRQLARENRAFLRRAVRHMVAEGIRQFIDIGAGLPTAGNTHEIAQKAAPDSRIVYVDNDPIVLAHGQALLAENGNTTVLQADMRQPADLIDSGAVRSLIDFNQPVGVLLIAMTHFLTAEEREPIMGTLRDSLSPGSLLALTHVTGDGHSDTAVTGVERVYSTTPTPIYFRTHAEVSRFFNGYTLIEPGLVTVDAWRPDGADPAPAATRWLYGGVGRRR